One Nostoc sp. UHCC 0302 DNA window includes the following coding sequences:
- a CDS encoding tetratricopeptide repeat protein, with protein sequence MEGLSCSRNRCTGIIEDDYCNVCGLAAVKTPSFSQKPSATVTSRSSPVTTGTGSSPLTNRSKGSRRTSSTSARSSRKQLGAGLVSVPDLPSTEPEKAILLNPNVPENKRFCSNCNNQLRREKGFCSKCGQKFSFIPSLNPGDLVVGQYEVKGAIAYGGLGWIYLGFDKTLSRYVVLKGLLNTEDASSAAVAVAERQFLAAVKHPNIVGIYNFVNHGSEGFIVMEYVGGKTLREIRKSRGPLPVAEAIAYIHRILSAFAYLHSLGLVYCDFKPDNIMVEGGDVKLIDLGGVRRIDDLDGDIYGTVGYSAPEAGEGPTAVSDLFTVGRTLAVLLTDIKGFNKEHLYKLPSPQEEPLFAEQESLYRFLIKATAENPDDRFQSADEMADQLLGVLREVVAIATNIPRPSASSLFSGDMLALSISSDFEPITADYQQLPIPILDTTDPGFNAVVNVSAITDPVKRSFNLELVVHQFPNSIEALLRLANALIDAFEYDKAEETLTRVEAKDPWDWRVFWYRGRSLMRKHKPQEAQAAFDQVYFDLPGELAPKLALGLAAEQTHNYLLASKMYDLVSRTDPSYVSAAFGLARCLRAVGDRNGAVAALERIPQSSNLFTRSRVEIARTLINSDRSIPSTQELKAASKAIEVLALEGMDRYRLNKQVLETALSLLTSRNLPATPDLTILGQPLQEVHLRKGLEKTLRDMAHLTNGKEKIRLVDQANRVRPRTWF encoded by the coding sequence ATGGAAGGTTTGAGTTGCTCAAGAAATAGATGCACTGGTATTATCGAAGATGATTATTGTAATGTCTGCGGATTGGCGGCGGTGAAAACTCCGTCATTTAGTCAAAAGCCAAGCGCGACTGTCACAAGTAGAAGTTCACCTGTTACCACAGGTACAGGTTCCTCACCACTAACCAACCGTTCCAAGGGTTCGCGGCGTACCAGTAGCACTTCTGCTCGCAGTAGCCGTAAGCAATTGGGTGCAGGACTCGTGTCTGTTCCCGATTTGCCTTCAACTGAGCCAGAAAAAGCGATTCTCCTTAACCCAAATGTGCCGGAGAATAAACGTTTTTGCTCGAATTGCAATAACCAACTACGGCGAGAAAAGGGATTTTGTAGTAAGTGCGGACAGAAGTTTTCGTTTATTCCTAGCCTCAACCCTGGTGATTTAGTTGTGGGGCAGTATGAAGTTAAAGGAGCGATCGCCTATGGTGGTTTAGGTTGGATTTACTTGGGTTTTGATAAAACTCTGTCTCGTTACGTTGTTCTCAAGGGACTACTCAACACTGAAGATGCATCCAGTGCAGCAGTTGCAGTTGCAGAAAGGCAATTTCTCGCAGCCGTAAAACACCCCAATATCGTTGGAATTTACAACTTTGTTAACCACGGTAGCGAAGGTTTTATTGTGATGGAATATGTGGGTGGTAAAACCCTTAGAGAAATTCGCAAGAGTCGAGGCCCGTTACCTGTAGCAGAAGCGATCGCTTATATTCACCGCATCCTCAGCGCATTTGCTTATTTACATTCCTTGGGATTGGTATATTGCGACTTCAAGCCCGATAACATTATGGTCGAGGGCGGCGATGTAAAGTTAATTGATTTAGGTGGTGTCCGCCGTATTGATGACCTTGATGGTGATATCTACGGTACAGTCGGCTATAGCGCCCCAGAAGCCGGGGAGGGGCCGACAGCAGTATCGGATCTATTTACCGTAGGTAGAACTTTAGCAGTGCTGCTGACTGACATTAAGGGTTTTAACAAAGAACACCTTTATAAACTGCCTAGTCCCCAAGAAGAACCTCTATTTGCTGAGCAAGAGTCACTTTATCGCTTTTTAATTAAAGCAACCGCTGAAAATCCCGATGACCGTTTTCAGTCGGCTGATGAAATGGCTGATCAATTGCTGGGTGTACTGCGGGAAGTTGTGGCGATCGCCACGAATATTCCCCGTCCATCTGCAAGTAGTCTGTTTAGTGGAGATATGCTAGCTCTCAGCATTAGTAGTGACTTTGAACCAATTACCGCTGATTACCAGCAATTACCTATACCAATATTAGACACAACAGATCCCGGCTTCAATGCAGTCGTGAACGTCAGCGCCATCACTGATCCAGTCAAACGAAGTTTCAATTTAGAACTTGTAGTCCATCAATTTCCCAATTCCATTGAAGCATTGCTGCGATTGGCAAATGCTTTAATTGATGCGTTTGAGTACGATAAAGCAGAAGAAACATTGACAAGAGTCGAGGCAAAAGACCCTTGGGACTGGCGAGTTTTTTGGTATCGGGGTCGGAGCTTAATGCGAAAGCATAAACCCCAAGAAGCCCAGGCAGCATTTGACCAAGTTTACTTTGACTTACCTGGGGAACTAGCTCCTAAATTAGCGCTGGGGCTAGCGGCGGAGCAAACGCACAATTACTTACTAGCTAGTAAAATGTATGACTTAGTATCTCGTACAGATCCGAGTTATGTATCCGCGGCATTTGGCTTGGCGCGTTGCTTGCGTGCTGTTGGAGACCGTAACGGTGCTGTAGCAGCGTTAGAACGTATACCTCAAAGCTCAAATTTGTTTACGCGATCGCGGGTAGAAATTGCCCGCACCTTAATTAATAGCGATCGTTCTATCCCCAGTACCCAAGAACTCAAGGCAGCTTCTAAGGCAATTGAAGTACTTGCCTTAGAAGGTATGGATCGCTATCGGCTAAACAAACAAGTTTTAGAAACAGCACTCAGCTTGCTAACCTCGCGGAATTTGCCAGCAACTCCCGATTTAACAATTTTGGGACAGCCACTTCAGGAAGTACATCTGAGAAAAGGACTGGAAAAAACTTTGCGCGATATGGCACATCTAACAAACGGAAAAGAGAAAATCCGCTTAGTTGATCAAGCAAATCGAGTACGTCCTAGAACGTGGTTTTGA
- a CDS encoding four helix bundle protein, protein MSPRFQDLQVYQLAERLADEIWKIVDCWESFAKDTVGKQIVRSADSIGANLAEGSGRGTFPENRRFIRIARGSLNETQHWLRRAYNRKLLTNAQVDALKPIINELAPKPNAYLKSIGNIRQPNKE, encoded by the coding sequence TTGAGTCCAAGGTTTCAAGATTTGCAGGTTTATCAATTAGCAGAACGATTAGCTGATGAAATTTGGAAAATTGTGGATTGTTGGGAGTCGTTTGCTAAGGATACTGTGGGTAAACAGATTGTGCGGTCGGCTGATAGCATTGGAGCAAACTTGGCAGAAGGTTCAGGACGAGGTACTTTCCCAGAAAACCGACGTTTTATCCGTATAGCGAGAGGCTCTTTGAATGAAACTCAACACTGGCTCAGACGAGCTTACAACCGCAAACTTTTGACAAATGCACAGGTAGATGCACTTAAACCAATCATCAACGAATTAGCACCAAAACCTAATGCATACCTCAAATCTATCGGTAACATCCGACAACCTAACAAGGAATAA
- a CDS encoding PP2C family serine/threonine-protein phosphatase has translation MTIMQCSKCGASVLPNDRFCEECGTLLIAGSCEKCGAGIEEIDEQGFCSNCGFRREPRERDWLEITIGSHLAGVSDRGLRHHHNEDFFALKQVNNAQTNILVVCDGVSSSDQSDLAAQTAAESACLTLATAWENPELAMKLAFNTALKSVSNIFYANNQNTDPPSTTIVAALVHHDTATIGWLGDSRAYWISPSGSRQLTKDDSWLTEVVAAGEMTEIEAKRSPNAHGITRWLGADADNADPSIVNFTIPGSGYLLLCTDGLWNYAPEALQLTNIIQQTSNTDVFALQPFGHPTAGVGAAIAISRSLVEFARNSGGHDNITVAVLCL, from the coding sequence ATGACAATTATGCAATGTTCAAAATGTGGTGCTTCCGTTTTACCTAATGATAGATTTTGTGAGGAATGCGGGACATTATTAATAGCTGGCAGTTGTGAAAAATGCGGTGCTGGCATTGAGGAAATTGATGAGCAAGGATTCTGTTCTAATTGTGGATTTCGTAGAGAACCACGAGAACGGGATTGGTTAGAAATAACCATTGGATCGCATTTGGCAGGTGTGAGCGATCGCGGACTCAGACATCATCATAATGAAGACTTTTTTGCTCTCAAACAAGTAAATAACGCTCAAACAAATATCCTCGTGGTTTGCGATGGAGTTTCCAGTTCCGATCAATCCGATTTAGCCGCCCAAACTGCTGCTGAAAGTGCGTGTCTGACGCTAGCTACTGCTTGGGAAAATCCAGAGTTAGCAATGAAATTAGCTTTTAATACTGCCCTAAAATCTGTATCTAATATTTTTTATGCCAATAATCAAAATACTGACCCACCATCAACTACCATTGTTGCCGCCCTTGTACACCACGATACTGCTACCATCGGTTGGCTTGGTGACAGCCGTGCTTATTGGATATCTCCCAGTGGTTCCCGACAATTGACTAAAGACGATTCTTGGCTGACTGAAGTGGTAGCAGCCGGGGAAATGACCGAAATAGAAGCCAAGCGATCGCCTAATGCTCACGGAATTACGCGCTGGCTGGGAGCCGATGCAGACAATGCAGATCCCTCGATTGTCAACTTTACCATTCCTGGTTCAGGATACTTACTGCTCTGTACCGATGGACTTTGGAACTATGCGCCTGAAGCCTTACAGTTGACAAATATTATACAGCAGACATCCAATACAGATGTGTTCGCCCTACAGCCCTTCGGGCATCCTACGGCAGGCGTTGGCGCAGCCATCGCCATCTCTCGTTCCCTAGTAGAGTTTGCCCGTAACAGCGGCGGACACGACAACATCACCGTTGCTGTTCTGTGCTTATAA